The Streptomyces fungicidicus nucleotide sequence GATGTTCACGATCACGCCCTCACCCCGGGGCGTCATGAGCTGCGCGGCCCGCCGCGAGCACAGCAGGGCCCCGATGAGGTTGACGTCGACGACCCTCCGCAGGGTGTCCGTGCCGACCTCGGTGAACCGTCCCAGCGGCCCCGTCACCGCCGCGTTGTTCACCAGTCCCGTCACCGGCCCCAGCTCCCGCTCGGCCGTCTCGAAGAGCCGCTCGACGTCCGCCTCGACGGACGTGTCCGCGCGCACGGTCACGGCCCTCGCCCCCGCGGCCCGCACCCCCCGCGCCACGTCCTCGGCGGCCGCGGAGTCCCGGACGTAGTTCACGGCCACGTCGTGTCCCTCCGCGGCGAGCCGCAGACAGGTCGCGGCGCCGATCCCCCGGCTGCCGCCGGTCACCACCGTGACAAGACGCTTCATGACTGCCTCCTGGCGAAGAGCGACGAGCGAAGATCCTCAGCCTCCCAGACGCCCGGGCGCCGGGTCGTCCAGGGGTGGGGCCTCACTCGCGGACGCCGCCGGAGGGGCCGTCGTCCGTGGCGCGCGTCCACAGCGAGAGGCCGCTGCTCGTCGCCACGGCGACGGTGCGTACGGAGGGCGAGAAACCGACTGCCCGCAGTTCGGAGACGATGTCCGACCGGGCACAAGGTCAGGCGGTCATCCGGAGGCCACGACCTCCCCGGCCAGGACCTCGGGGGGCCGGGGAAGCAGCGACGCCAGGTTGTCGCGCACGAAGTCCGCGGCCCTGGCGACGGATTCCTCCGCGCCGGCCCGGTCCTGGAAGACGCTGGTGGAGACCATCACTCCGTCCCCTGCGTCGATCCAGTAGTAGGCCACGAAGCCGGCGACCTGGCGCATGAGCGGCACGAACCCCTCGTTCACCAGACGTGCCGCCTCGGCTGCGTCGGTCACCCCTTCGTACCGCCGGACTGCTGCGTACATCCGAACTCCTCGAGACGTTCCGGGTTCCTCCTCGCGCAGACGTCGTACCCCGGCGACGGCGGTCCGGCTCGCCAAGGGCCGGGCAGTCACCTGAAGGGCCACGCCGGTGATCCGAACGGCGGCCGCCGGCCCGGACCCGGGGCCGTCCCGGGGGGCGCCGGGATTCACCGCGCACGACCCCTTGGCGGGGCACGTCCCATGGCCAACACTGAGCCGATGACGCAGCGTGTGGAGCTCGCGACCGTGAGGGACCGGCTGGCCGTGGACGGGCTCGTCACCGAGTACGCGGTGGCCGTCGACGACGGGGACTGGGAGGCGTACCGGGGACTGTTCACCCCGGACGGGCGGGCGGACTACCGCTCGGCCGGTGGCATCGAGGGGGACGCCCGGGCGGTGGCCGGATGGCTCGCGGAGAGTCTCGGGGACTTCCCCGTGCGGCAGCATCTGCTCGTCAACCGGCGCCTCCGCTTCGGGATCTGGGAGCAGGACGCCGGCGACACCGCCGAGGTGCAGGCCGACTACGTGAGTCCGCTGGCCCGCGCGGGGGCGGACGGCACGTCCGCGGTGCCGGAGTTCGTGTGCGGCGGCAGGTGCGTGTTCGCGATGCTGCGCACCGGTGACGGCTGGCGGCTGAGCGGGGTGGTGGTACGGGAGAAGTGGCGCCGGCTTCCCGACCGGCGCTCGGCTCATGTGATCAACTGACCGGGATCACCTCCAAGACGCACACTGGAGGCACCACGGGGTAGGGAGGCGCCTATGAAGACGCTCGTCCACTGGCTCGCCTCCCCGTGGCGGCGCTCGGCCCTCGCCGCGGTCGCGGGCGCCCTGCCCGTCCTGGCCTTCCCCGCCCCCTCGCTGTGGTGGTTCGCCTACGTCGCCCTCGTGCCCTGGCTGCTGCTGGCGCGGACCGCCCCGACGGGGAGGCGGGCTGCCGTCGACGGCTGGTGGGGCGGGTTCGGCTTCATGCTGGCCATGCACCACTGGCTGCTGCCGAACCTGCATGTGTTCACCTTCGTCATCGCCGCCCTGCTGGGCGCGCTGTGGGCGCCGTGGGGGTGGCTGGTGCGGCGGCTGCTCGGCGGGGTGCCGTCACGCGGCCGGGTGCTGGCCGCCCTGGCCGTGCTCCCGTCGGGCTGGCTGGCGGCCGAACTGGTCCGCTCGTGGCAGGGGCTCGGCGGCCCCTGGGGCGTGCTCGGGGCGAGCCAGTGGCAGGTGGCGGCCGCGCTGCGACTGGCGTCGGTCGGCGGTGTCTGGCTGCTGAGCTTCCTGGTGGTGGCCCTGAACGTCGCGGTGGCGGTGCTGGTGGCGGTCCGGCGGGCCCGGGTGCCGGCCGTGGCCGGGCTCGTCGCCGTGGCCGCCGTCACCTCCGCCGCCTGGGTGTTCGCGCCCCGGCCGGACACCGGCGGCCGGGCCCGGATCGCGCTGGTGCAGCCGGGGATCGTCGCCGGAGCGGACAGCGCCGACCGCCGCTTCGACCGCGAGGAACAGCTCACGCGCGAGCTGGCCGGCCAGGACGTCGGCCTGATCGTCTGGGGCGAGAGCAGCGTCGGCTTCGACCTCGGGGACCGGCCCGACCTGGCGCGGCGGCTCGCCGCGCTCTCCCGGGAGACGGGCGCCGAGATCCTGGTCAACGTGGACGCACGGCGCTCGGACAGGCCCGGCATCTACAAGAGCTCGGTGCTCGTCGGCCCGGACGGCCCGACCGGCGACCGGTACGACAAGATGCGGCTGGTCCCGTTCGGGGAGTATGTGCCGGCCCGGTCCCTGCTGGGCTGGGCGACGTCCGTCGGCAAGGCGGCCGGCGAGGACCGGCGTCGCGGCTCCGAGCAGGTGGTGATGGACGCGGGGAACGGACTGCGGATCGGCCCGATGGTGTGCTTCGAGTCCGCGTTCCCGGACATGAGCAGGCATCTCGCCGAGGACGGCGCGGACGTGCTGCTCGCGCAGTCCTCCACTTCGACGTTCCAGCACAGCTGGGCGCCCGGGCAGCACGCCTCGCTCGCCGCGCTGCGGGCCGCCGAGACCGGCCGCCCGATGGTGCACGCGACCCTGACGGGTGTCTCCGCCGTGTACGGGCCGGGCGGGGAACCCGTCGGCCCGCGGCTCGGCACCGACGCCAGTGCCGCGCGGACGTACGAGGTGCCGCTGGCGCACGGCACCACGCTCTACGTCCGTCTCGGCGACTGGTCGCTGTACGGGGCCCTCGTGATCCTCGCCGCCTGGGGTATCGCCGAGGCCGTGAACGTCAGGCGGAACGCTCGTGGACGGCTCGTACCACCCGCTCGCACAGCTCATGGGTCGCCAGCGCGTCCCGGGCACTGAGCACCGTGCCCGCGCGGACCGCGTCCAGGAAGGAGAGCACCGCCTGCTCGATGCCGCGCTGCCGCGGCACCGGCACCCAGTCCCCGCGCCGGCGCACGGTCGGCTGGCCCTTGTGGTCGATCACCTCGGCGAGGTTGACCACCTGCCGCTTGCTGTCCTGTCCGGAGACCTCCAGGATCTCCTCGGCCGAACCGCTGAGCCGGTTCATCACGCCGAGGGCGGTGAAGCCGTCGCCGGAGAGCTGGAGCACCACGTGGTGCAGCAGCCCGCCCTCGGTGCGGGCGCGCACGGTCACGTCGTCGATCCGGCCCGGCACCAGGAAGCGCAGGGTGTCGACGACGTGGATGAAGTCGTCGAGGATCATCCTGCGCGGTTCCTCCGGCAGCCCGACGCGGTTCTTCTGCATCAGGATCAGCTCGCGCGGGTGGTCGGCGCACTGGGCATAGCCGGGTGCGAAGCGCCGGTTGAAGCCGACGGCGAGACCGGTGCCGCGCTCCTCCGCGAGCGCCACCAGCCGCTCGGCGTCGGCGAGTTCGTAGGCGAGCGGCTTGTCGACATAGACCGGTACGCCCGCTTCGAGGAGCCGGGTCACGATCTCCGGGTGGGCCTCGGTCGGCGCGTGCACGAACGCCGCGTCGAGGTCCTGGCCGAGCAGGGCGCCGAGGTCCGCGTGGCGCTGCCCGGGCGGGAGGTGGAGGCCGTCGGCGACCCGGTCGAGCGTCGCGGGGGTGCGGGTCTGCAGGTGCAGCTCCACCCCGGGCTGGTGGGCGAGCACGGGAAGGTAGGCCTTCTGCGCGATGTCACCGAGTCCGATGCAGCCGACCTTCACGGGGTGTTCTCCTCTAGCCATCGCCTGCCGTGGTCCGGTGCGAGCATACGGCGTCCCCGTTCCCTCCCCCCGGGCGGACGCCCGCCCCGGAAGCCTGGTGGGCGGGGGCGGGTCCGGGCGAGGATGAGCAGCATGACGACCGAGCGCGACGAACCCGCCGTCAACGCCGACGAGCGCACCATGCTGGAGGGGTGGCTCGACTACCACCGCCGCACCCTCGCCTGGAAGTGCGAGGGGCTGACCGACGAGCAACTGCGCACGGCGTCGGTGCCGCCCTCGAAGCTGTCCCTGATGGGTCTGGTGCGGCACATGGCCGAGGTGGAGCGGATCTGGTTCCGCCGGGTGCTCGCGGACGAGGACGCCGGCCCCCTCTACTTCAGCGAGGCCGACCCGGACGGCGAGTTCCACCTGACCGGGGCGGACACCTGGCAGGACGCGTACGGCGCCTGGCAGACCGAGATCGGTCTCGCCCGGCGCAACGTGGCCGGCCTCGCCCTGGACGACCTGTCCCGCGGCCGGAGGCACGGCGGCGACCGCTTCAGCCTGCGCTGGATCTACACCCACATGATCGAGGAGTACGCGCGCCACAACGGTCACGCCGATCTGCTGCGCGAGTGCGTGGACGGCTCCACCGGCGACTGACGTCACCCGTGGCGGGTGCGGAGCCTCCGTACGGGGCGCGGGATCACCCGTGCGGGGCATGCTGCGCCTGTCCGCCCCCTGCCGGGCGGCCGGAGCCAGCAGAGTGGCACGGGTGCACCGAAATTCGACCACAGCAGCGCTTCTGGTGACCCTGGCGGTCTCGGCCCTCTCGGGCTGTGTGACGGTCCAGCGGCCCCTGGCCCCCGGACCGGCGACGGCCCCGGCCCAGCGGCCCGAGCCACGTACCGTCGGGCGCGACGAGACGCAGGTCGTGCAGGCGCCGGCGCGCGAGGCCCTGGAGATGGTCGGCCCGGACCGGCCGCCGAGGACATCCGCGTCGCCGTCGCACCGCGCCGCTCCCACGTCAGCCCCGACGGCGCGGGACACCCCGTCCGCCGACAGGAAGGGGCAGGCACCGCCGGCGCGTCCCGGTACGGGCGGCAACGGTCAGGAGGGGCGTCCCCCGGCCGGCCTTCCCGGCGCCGCCGCGTCGATGCCGGGCAGCCCGTCGGGCGGGCCGGACCTCTGCGCGCTGGGCAGGCAGTACGGCGGCTGGCGGCCGGGCAGCCAGGAGGCGGTCATCTGCGAGGAGACGTACGGCCGTTGACCCCGCGGGGTGGTGCGGCGTCCAGGCCCTAAGGGTGCTGTCCCGGCCGTCCCCGGCCATCGGGCGACCCGTCCTCGCCCAGCAGGGTCTCCAGCCGGCGGACGGCCTCCCGCACGCCCTCGCCGTAGCGGTCGCCGGACAGTGCGCGGGCCGCGCTGCGGGCCCGCTGGAGATGGGTGCGGGCGGCGTCGGGGCGGCCGAGCCTGGCGTAGCCGGCGGCGAGGCGCAGATGCAGCGACGGGTAGAGGGCACGCACGGCGGGGCTTACCTCGCCGCCGTCGGGGCGGTCGCCCGTGACCTCCTCGGCCGCCGTCAGCGCCCGCAGGTCCCAGGCCAGCGCGTCCCCGGGATCGTCATGGGTGCCGGCCAGATAGTGGGCCAGGGTGCAGCGGTGCAGCGGGTCGCCGTGCTCGCCGACCTCCGTCCACAGCAGGAGGAACCGGCGCCGGGCCTCCTCGCGGTCCCCCGCGTGGCGCAGCATGGCGACCTGCCCGATCCTCGTCGGCACCCCGTCCGGCGCCGTCCCTTCCCGCCGCTCCGCCACCACGTCCTCCGCCCCGCTCACCGGCTGTCGTGCCCGACGCTAACCGCAGACGGGGGCGATACCGGACAAGCCGCTCCGTGGAGTCCGGGCGGGCCGGGTGCGGGGCCCTGAGGGGCGGTGCGCACCCGGCGGGGCGATGTCAGCCCAGGTCCGGAACGGTCCAGTCGATCGGCTCGTGGCCCTGCGCGGCCACCGCCTCGTTGATCTGGGTGAACGGACGGGAGCCGAAGAACTTCTTCGCCGACAGCGGGGAGGGGTGGGCCCCCTTCACCACCACGTGGCGGGTCTCGTCGATCAGCGGCAGCTTCTTCTGCGCGTAGTTGCCCCACAGGACGAAGACCGCCGGGTCGGGGCGGTTCGCCACCGCGCGGATCACGGCGTCGGTGAACCGCTCCCAGCCCCGGCCCTTGTGCGAGTTGGCCTCGCCGGCCCGCACCGTGAGCACCGCGTTGAGCAGCAGCACGCCCTGCTCGGCCCACGGCATCAGATAGCCGTTGTCCGGGACCGGCGTGCCCAGCTCGGCGTGCATCTCCTTGTAGATGTTCCGCAGGGACGGCGGGATCCGCACACCCGGCCGGACGGAGAAGCACAGGCCGTGGCCCTGACCCTCGCCGTGGTAGGGGTCCTGGCCGAGGACCAGGACCTTCACCTTGTCGAACGGCGTGGCGTCCAGCGCCGCGAAGACCTCCTCGCGGGGCGGGTAGACGGGACCGTTCGCCCGCTCCTCCTCGACGAACTCGGTCAGCTCCTTGAAGTAGGGCTGCTGCAGCTCGTCACCCAGAACCCCGCGCCAGGACTCGGGCAGCATGGCGATGTCGGTCACGTCAATGTCCTCACGTGTGCGGTCACTTCCAGGCCACAGAACCTACAGGCGACCACTGACAACCCGCCCGGCGGACGGTCGCACCCGGCTCTACCAGCTGGTCTTCCGGGAAAGCTCCCACACCATCATGATCGTCGACGGGTCCAGCGCCCGCTCCGCGCCTGAGACGTCCCGGCTCGCCGCCACGTACTGCCGGCCCTGCCACAGCGGCAGCAGCCGCGCGTCGTCGACGAGGATCTGCTGGGCCTCCTCGAACTGCTTCACCACGTTCCCGCGGTCGCTCTCCCGGCGCGAGCTGGGCAGCAGCTTGGTGGTGATCTCGGTCGCCTCGTAGGGCGTGCCGAGCGCGTTCTGCTTGCCGACGAAGGGGGCGATGAAGTTGTCCGCGTCCGGGAAGTCGGGCGACCAGCCGCGCCCGAACACCGGGTACTCGCCCTTCTGGTAGCCCTCCACGTAGGTCTTCCAGGGGCGGCTCTTGAGCGTGATGTCGAAGAGTTTCGACGCCTCCAGCTGCCGCTCGAGTTCCTTGAACTCCAGCGCTGTCTCGGATCCGTAGCGGTCCGTGGTGTACCAGAGGGTCAGCGGGACAGGCTCGGTGATGCCCGCCCCGGTGAGGATCTGCCGGGCCTTGGCGACACTCGGGTCGCCGTAGTCGTCGAAGAAGCCCGTGGTGTGGCCCGTCAGGCCCTTGGGGACCATGGAGTACAGCGGTTCGACGGTGTCCTTGTAGACCTTGTGCGCGATCGCCGCGCGGTCGACGACCTGCGCGACGGCCTGGCGCACCTCCTTCTTGCCGGCCCACGGGTCCTTCGGGTTGAACACCAGGTAGTTGATGTCCGTCCCGGTGCCGTCGATCAGCTGGATCTCCTCCTCCTTGGAGGCCTTGCCCTGGAGATCGATGATGTCGTCCGCCGCCACACCCCGGTAGGTCAGGTCGACCTGGTCGTCCCGCAGCGCCTTGACCATCGTGCCGGAGTCCTGGAAGTAGCGGATGGTCACCGCGTTGTTCCGGCGCTCGGCGAAGCCCTTGTACCGGTCGTTGCGGGTGAGTTCGGCGCGCTTGCCCTCCTCGTAGGACCGCAGCGTGTACGGCCCGGAGCCGACGACGCCGCTCTCCTCGCGCAGGGCGCCGGCCGGGTAGGCGTCGGGGGCGACGATCGACATCGCGGGCGTGGCGAGCACGAACGGGAAGGTGGCGTCCGGCTTGTTGAGGTAGAAGACGACCTCGCGCTCGCTGGGGGCCTGCACCCGTTCCAGACTGCCCAGCAGACCGGCCGGACCGCCGTTGACGTTGATCTGCCGGATGCGGTCGATGGAGTGCTTGACCGCCTTGGCGTCCAGCGTGCTGCCGTCCGAGAACGTCAGGTCGTCACGCAGCTCGCAGCGGAACACCTGGTTGGAACTGTCGGTGAACTCGCAGCTCTTGGCGGCGTCCGGCTGCGGAGCGGTCGCACCGACCGGGTAACTCAGCAGTGTCTGGTAGATGTTGCGGAACAGCTCCCATGAACTGTCCCAGGACGCCGCCGGGTCCAGCGTGCTGGGCGAGCTGGTGGTTCCCACGACGATGGGTCCCGCGTCGTCCGACGAGTCCGAGGACAGGAGGCCGCATCCGGCCACCAAGGACGATATGGACGCGATGGCCGCCACCCGCCGCAGGCATCGGTTCCGGTTGAACACGCGCACGCTCCTCGATCTGCCGTCCCAGGGGTTGGCAGACCCTACCGCAGTGTTCGCCCCGTTGACCCCCCTCTGTACGCCCCTCGAGATCGACTTCTCGATGACTACGTTGTCACCCACCGTCGCGACCCCGATACGCCGACACGGGCGCCGTTTTCGTCAACGGACGCCCGTGCCGGACGGTCGAAATCCAGCCGCGTCAGGCGACGCCGGCGTTCAGGAAGATGCCGCCGTCGACCACCAGCGTCTGGCCGGTGACCCAGTCCGACTGGTCCGAGGTGAGGAACGCGGCGGCGCCGCCGATGTCGGACGGCACGCCGAGCCGGCCCAGCGGGTAGGCCGCGGCGGCCTCCTCCTCCCGGCCCTCGTACAGCGCCTGCGCGAACTTGGTCTTCACCACGGCCGGGGCGATCGCGTTCACCCGTACCCGGGGCGCGAACTCGTGCGCCAGTTGCTGGGTCAGGTTGATCAGCGCGGCCTTGCTGACGCCGTAGGCGGCGATGAACGGCGAGGGCGCGATGCCCGCGACGGAGGCGATGTTGACGATCGCGCCGCCGTTCTCCTTCTGCCAGGCGTGCCAGGTCTTCTGCGCGAAACCGAGCGCCGAGATCACGTTGGTCTCGAACACCTTGCGCGCCACGTTCAGGTCGAGGTCGGCGATCGGCCCGAACACCGGGTTGGTGCCGGCGTTGTTGATCAGGTGGTCGACGCGTCCGAACGCCTCCATCACGCGCTCCACGGCGGCCGCCTGATGGGCCTCGTCGTGCGCCTTGCCGGCGACGTGAATGGCCCGGTCGGGGCCCAGCCGCTCGACTGCCTCCTTGAGGGCGTCCTCGTTGCGGCCGGTGATGCAGACCCGGTCGCCGCGCGCGACCAGTGCCTCCGCGACGCCGTAGCCGATGCCCCGGCTGGCGCCGGTGATCAGGGCGACCTTGCCCGAGAGTTCCACTGAAGTCATGTCCTCGGTCTTCCTAGTCGAGCGGTCCGCCGGCGACGTACAGCACCTGGCCGGAGACGAAGCCGGCCGCGTCACCGGTGAAGAAGGCGATCGCGTTGGCGATGTCCTCGGGCTCGCCGACCCGGGCGACGGGGATCTGGGTGGCGGCGGCGGCCTTGAAGTCCCCGAAGCCCATGCCGACGCGGTCCGCGGTGGCCTTGGTCATCTCCGTGGCGATGAAGCCGGGAGCGACGGCGTTGGCGGTCACCCCGAACTTGCCGAGCTCCTTGGCGAGGGTCTTGGTGAAGCCCTGCAGACCGGCCTTGGCCGCCGAGTAGTTGACCTGACCCCGGTTGCCGAGCGCGGAGGAGGAGGACAGGTTCACGATCCGGCCGAACCCGGCGTCCACCATGTGCTTCTGGCAGGCCTTGGACATCAGGAAGGCCCCGCGCAGGTGCACGTTCATGACGGTGTCCCAGTCGGACACGCTCATCTTGAACAGCAGGTTGTCGCGCAGCACGCCCGCGTTGTTGACGAGGACGGTCGGCGCGCCGAGCTCCTCGGCGATCCGCGCGACGGCCGCTTCCACCTGCGCCTCGTCGGAGACGTCGCAGCCGACCGCGATCGCCTTGCCGCCGGCGGCGGTGATCTTCTCGACGGTGTCCTTGCAGGCGGCCTCGTCGAGGTCGATCACGGCGACCGCGCGGCCCTCGGCGGCCAGTCGTACGGCGGTGGCGGCGCCGATGCCGCGCGCGGCGCCGGTGACGACCGCGACCCGCTGCTCAGTGGTGGACATTGCTGCTTCTCCTCGCCCTTGGGATGCGGCTCTGGCGGCCGGACCCATGGCAATGAGCGACCGCTTAGTACCTTCAGCAGACGTGACGCTAGAAGCCCTGGCACCCGGTGTCAACGGCACGCCGCGGGTGTGTGATCCATTCGCCGCGCGGCGCACTCGCGGGGAGTACCCGATCGGCCCACCGTCGCGCGCCCTCGTGCCGGGCGGCCCCTAGCGTCGAAGCGCGAGCCACCCCTGGCCGGAAAGGAGGCGTCCCGTGCGCCGTCGCACCGGTGCCATAGGCACGCTGATCGCGCTCGCCGCGATCCTGCCCCTGGCCGACCCCGCTCACGCCCAGGACCTGGACTGCGGCGACTTCACCTACCAGGAGGACGCGCAGGCCTTCTTCGACACGGACCCGAGCGATCCGCACCGGCTCGACGAGGATCCGGGGCCGGACGACGGAGTGGCCTGCGAGGCGCTCCCCCGGCGCGGTCTCACCTCCTCCACGTTCCGGCCCGCGCCCTCGCTCTCGCCCTCTCCCGCCACCACCGCGCCGACCCGTTCGGCGTCCCCGTCGTCCGCCGTGCCGACCCGGACCGCGACCGCCGCCCCGGCGCCGGCGACACCGTCCGCCACTCCCACCAGGACGTCCGCCGCCCCCACGCCGGCCGCCTCCGTCGCTCCGACCCGCGGGGTGCGGGGCGGACTGGGCGGCTCGTCGGAGTCCGCACCCGGTGGCTGGGACCTGGGCATCGGCGCCACGTTCGTGTCGGGCGCCGTCCTCGCGGCCGGATGCGTGCTGAAGCGCCGCCGGACCTGACGCCCCGTGGGCGGCGCCCGCTCTCAGCGCACGAGCAGGTCGAGCAGGCGCTCCGCCTCCGCCGCCGGATCCGCGGTGAGCCCGGTGTGCACGGGGCCGGGCTGGACGATGGTGGACCGGGGCGCGATCAGCCAGCGGAAGCGCCGTCCGGCGTCGTCCCGCGCCGCCTGCCCGGCCGCCTCCCCGCCCGCGCAGACGCCTTCGACCGCGCGCAGCGCCGCCCGTACGCCGGGCAGGTCGGCCGCCGGGTCGAGGGCCATCAGCCGTGCCTCGTCGAGATGGGTGCGGGCGGCCACGAAGGACTTGGGACGGCAGTACACGAGCACCCCGGCGTTGACGCACTCGCCGCGTTCGACGCGCGGTACGACCCGCAGCAGGGCGTACTCGAAGACGTGACGGACGCTCACCGGTCCCCCTCGAGGCCGTGGATGTGCTGGTGGACGGTGGCCGCGCGGGCGGCCAGCGGCCGGGCGTAGGCCGCCCGCAGGTCGTCGGGGGTGTCGAAGCCCGGCTCCCCGGCCAGCCAGACGTCGGGGATCTCCGCGGTGACCTCGGCGAGCAGCTCCTCGGTGACCCGCGGCGCGAGTGCGGCGGCGGCGGAGGCGATGTCCGGCGCGAAGGTCCTGAGCGCGTGGTCGGAGGCGTCGTAGGGGCGGGCGGCGGAGGCCGCGGCGCCGGGCCAGTTGTGGTGCCAGATCATGGTCGCGCCGTGGTCGATGAGCCACAGTTCGCCGCCGTGACGCAGCATGTTGGGGTTGCGCCAGGAGCGGTCGACGTTGTTGACCAGCGCGTCGAACCAGACGATCCGCCCGGCCTCCTCGGGCCCCACCTCGAAGGCGAGCGGATCGAAGCCGAGGGCGCCGGAGAGGAATTCCATGCCGAGGTTGGTCCCGCCGCTGGACTTCAGCAGCTGCTGCACCTCCTGCTGGGGCTCACCGAGCCCCAGCACGGGGTCGAGCTCGACCGTGACCAGCCGCGGCACCCTCAGCCCCAGCCGGCGGGCGAGCTCCCCGCAGACCACCTCGGCGACCAGCGTCTTGCGGCCCTGCCCGGCGCCGGCGAACTTCAGGACGTAGGTCCCGAGGTCGTCGGCCTCGACCAGTCCCGGCAGCGAACCGCCCTCGCGCAGCGGCGTGATGTAGCGGGTGGCGGTGACCTCGGTCAGCATTTCGCCAGGTTACGCGATCTCCTGACCCCGCCGTCCGGCCTCCCCAACCCCTCCGGTGTCCGGCGGTTCAGCCGACCGTCGGCAGAGCCCGGCGGACGGGCACCGCGTTCAGCACCTCCTGCGCCACGGGCTCCCCGCTGTCCGCGTCGACGCAGCTCACGCGGACCACGGGCTCACCGGGGCTGTCGCGGCCGGCGGTGGCGTCCAGGGCGAAGAGCACGGACACCGGTCGCGCCTCCTTCCGCGTCGCGTGCACTCCCGAGTACAGGAGGATCCGCCAGCCGTCCTCCTCCCAGTGGTCCAGCAGCCCCGAGCGGACCACCGGGGAGGCGGTCTGCCAGGCGAGCGAGCGCTCCAGCAGTTCCACGCTGGCGGCGACCGGCACCTGGTCCCCGCGCCCGGTGCCGAAGAGCGGGTGCCCCCGCACGCGGAGCCCGAGCCGGCGCAGGGGCAGCAGCCACCACCGGTCGGGATCGACCGACAGTGCCGTCAGGACGACGGCGGCGACGGCCAGGAACAGGAGCGAGCCGCCGGGCCGTGCGGAGAGGGTGGACCACCAGGCGCCGTGCGCCGCCGCCGCGGTCGCGCCGCCCGCGAGCACCACGGCGGCGCGTGCGAACGCGCGCCAGGTGATCGGGGTGTCCTCGTTCGCAGAGCAGCCGCAGGAGGACTCTGGCGCCAGCGCCCGGCCGTAGCCCAGGTAGGCGAGGAACCCGGCTCCGAGGACGGCGGTCGCCGCGCCCGGCACGGGGCTCGCCGGGAGCGCCAGCAGCCCCGCGGTGAGCAGGAGTTCCAGCGCGCCGACGGCGCGCAGCACCAGTGCCGCCCGCCCGCTGCTGCGCAGCATGCGGGCCAGCGCCGTCCTGGGCGCCTGGCGCACGGTGTCGCGGTGGAAGAGCTTGACCGAGCCGGTCCACCCCAGCAGGCCCGCGAGAACCAGGGGCATGAGGTGCGTTGTCAGTGAGAGCATCGTCGTCCCACCTGTCTCCCTCCTGTGATCCGGACGTCAGTGCCCGACGGATATACGGACGATGTCCACGGAGTCGTCGGCCGGCCGCCAGGCCCCGAGCACCTGGGCGCTCTGCCCGATGCGCAGCCGGGACAGGTCGGAGGTGAGCGCGCGGCCCGCGTAGGAGGCGTTGGTCGTGTCCGGGAGGACGTGGCCGACGATTTCGTGCCGTCCGTGGGAGAGGTGCAGCCGGCTCTTCGCGATGCCGCGGATCCTGGTGTCGAGGTTCACGATGTTGACCCACACCGCGTCGGCGGCGACGGTGCCGTCGGGCATCGGGACGCCGCGCG carries:
- a CDS encoding nuclear transport factor 2 family protein, with translation MTQRVELATVRDRLAVDGLVTEYAVAVDDGDWEAYRGLFTPDGRADYRSAGGIEGDARAVAGWLAESLGDFPVRQHLLVNRRLRFGIWEQDAGDTAEVQADYVSPLARAGADGTSAVPEFVCGGRCVFAMLRTGDGWRLSGVVVREKWRRLPDRRSAHVIN
- a CDS encoding DinB family protein, with the protein product MTTERDEPAVNADERTMLEGWLDYHRRTLAWKCEGLTDEQLRTASVPPSKLSLMGLVRHMAEVERIWFRRVLADEDAGPLYFSEADPDGEFHLTGADTWQDAYGAWQTEIGLARRNVAGLALDDLSRGRRHGGDRFSLRWIYTHMIEEYARHNGHADLLRECVDGSTGD
- a CDS encoding SDR family NAD(P)-dependent oxidoreductase; protein product: MKRLVTVVTGGSRGIGAATCLRLAAEGHDVAVNYVRDSAAAEDVARGVRAAGARAVTVRADTSVEADVERLFETAERELGPVTGLVNNAAVTGPLGRFTEVGTDTLRRVVDVNLIGALLCSRRAAQLMTPRGEGVIVNISSGAATLGSPGEYVHYAATKAAVDTLTLGLAKELGPDGIRVNAVAPGVIDTEMHAAMGAPDRARQAAAAVPLRRAGQAEEIAAAVAWLMSPDASYTTGAVLRVAGGR
- a CDS encoding Gfo/Idh/MocA family protein, whose protein sequence is MKVGCIGLGDIAQKAYLPVLAHQPGVELHLQTRTPATLDRVADGLHLPPGQRHADLGALLGQDLDAAFVHAPTEAHPEIVTRLLEAGVPVYVDKPLAYELADAERLVALAEERGTGLAVGFNRRFAPGYAQCADHPRELILMQKNRVGLPEEPRRMILDDFIHVVDTLRFLVPGRIDDVTVRARTEGGLLHHVVLQLSGDGFTALGVMNRLSGSAEEILEVSGQDSKRQVVNLAEVIDHKGQPTVRRRGDWVPVPRQRGIEQAVLSFLDAVRAGTVLSARDALATHELCERVVRAVHERSA
- the ung gene encoding uracil-DNA glycosylase — encoded protein: MTDIAMLPESWRGVLGDELQQPYFKELTEFVEEERANGPVYPPREEVFAALDATPFDKVKVLVLGQDPYHGEGQGHGLCFSVRPGVRIPPSLRNIYKEMHAELGTPVPDNGYLMPWAEQGVLLLNAVLTVRAGEANSHKGRGWERFTDAVIRAVANRPDPAVFVLWGNYAQKKLPLIDETRHVVVKGAHPSPLSAKKFFGSRPFTQINEAVAAQGHEPIDWTVPDLG
- a CDS encoding ABC transporter substrate-binding protein, with amino-acid sequence MFNRNRCLRRVAAIASISSLVAGCGLLSSDSSDDAGPIVVGTTSSPSTLDPAASWDSSWELFRNIYQTLLSYPVGATAPQPDAAKSCEFTDSSNQVFRCELRDDLTFSDGSTLDAKAVKHSIDRIRQINVNGGPAGLLGSLERVQAPSEREVVFYLNKPDATFPFVLATPAMSIVAPDAYPAGALREESGVVGSGPYTLRSYEEGKRAELTRNDRYKGFAERRNNAVTIRYFQDSGTMVKALRDDQVDLTYRGVAADDIIDLQGKASKEEEIQLIDGTGTDINYLVFNPKDPWAGKKEVRQAVAQVVDRAAIAHKVYKDTVEPLYSMVPKGLTGHTTGFFDDYGDPSVAKARQILTGAGITEPVPLTLWYTTDRYGSETALEFKELERQLEASKLFDITLKSRPWKTYVEGYQKGEYPVFGRGWSPDFPDADNFIAPFVGKQNALGTPYEATEITTKLLPSSRRESDRGNVVKQFEEAQQILVDDARLLPLWQGRQYVAASRDVSGAERALDPSTIMMVWELSRKTSW
- the lnt gene encoding apolipoprotein N-acyltransferase is translated as MKTLVHWLASPWRRSALAAVAGALPVLAFPAPSLWWFAYVALVPWLLLARTAPTGRRAAVDGWWGGFGFMLAMHHWLLPNLHVFTFVIAALLGALWAPWGWLVRRLLGGVPSRGRVLAALAVLPSGWLAAELVRSWQGLGGPWGVLGASQWQVAAALRLASVGGVWLLSFLVVALNVAVAVLVAVRRARVPAVAGLVAVAAVTSAAWVFAPRPDTGGRARIALVQPGIVAGADSADRRFDREEQLTRELAGQDVGLIVWGESSVGFDLGDRPDLARRLAALSRETGAEILVNVDARRSDRPGIYKSSVLVGPDGPTGDRYDKMRLVPFGEYVPARSLLGWATSVGKAAGEDRRRGSEQVVMDAGNGLRIGPMVCFESAFPDMSRHLAEDGADVLLAQSSTSTFQHSWAPGQHASLAALRAAETGRPMVHATLTGVSAVYGPGGEPVGPRLGTDASAARTYEVPLAHGTTLYVRLGDWSLYGALVILAAWGIAEAVNVRRNARGRLVPPARTAHGSPARPGH